The Amphiprion ocellaris isolate individual 3 ecotype Okinawa chromosome 12, ASM2253959v1, whole genome shotgun sequence region TGTATGATGGGTCTGGTCATGTTTGCTCGCTATGGAGAGGACAGTCCGCTGGATAAGGGCTACGTCAAGACTAATGACCAGGTGAGCACTCATTTGTCTTCATGTTTGAACAGTGTCAGTAGATTATTTAGGGATGGATGATCTGATGATCTTATGCTTTGGATATtcctcatttgtgtttttatctgtggCTCTGTTCGTGCATCAAAATGTTGACTGTCTTTGTGCAGATGGTGCTGTATTTTGTGATGGATGTGTTCAGGGACCTGCCAGGGCTGCCAGGGCTGTTTGTGGCCTGTCTCTTCAGTGGAGCTCTCAGGTATGATCCAAGGTTTCAAATTTGGAAGTAAAGGAAGATGAACGCTGTAGTTCTGTCCAGGTTGGTGTAACTACAGTTGTTGAACCACCTGGTTGTCACAGCATGTTGTTTAGCTGATCTGCAGTATTTATAATCCTTGGCTTAAACCCAAGAATCTTTTACTTACAAACCCTGGCAATAGCAAACCTGACTGGCAGAGGCTACATTATTTTATGTGCAGAgtataaaaaaatcaagcagCTGTTATCCATTAATTTtactatgtgttttttttcttctaaaaccCGTTTTTAGCACACACCAGGAACAGTTTGCCAAACCCTTCCCTCCTTTCAGTGAATCATTTAAATGACAGTGTTTGTCTTGTGctaaattttagttttattttctcacttttaCATGAACAAAGACATTGCCTGCTCTTTGGCGAGTGATTTTTAAGACATGACTTATTTGTACGTCAGTTACTAAGTTTGCCTTTAGATAGTCTCGTTAAGATTTAATACGAAATCCCAGTGAGTTGTTTGCTGAGCATGAAATAAATGCACTCATCATTTAGAAAAAATCTCTAACTGTGGCATCCATGCACTGTCCTGAAGGCATGTGTTGTCCAGGTTTAGAATCCCTGTTATTCATTCAATCCTCTTTTTCTCCCTCCAGCACCATCTCATCAGCTTTCAACTCCTTAGCAACAGTAACTATGGAGGACCTGATTAAACCCCATTTTCCAAATATGACTGAAGCCAGGGCCACGCTACTGTCCAAAGGACTAGGTAAGACAAGTgatataatacatttttttaaaatgtatttatttacctGAAGCCTACTGTGCATTTCCAAAgggatttgttttgttttggttttttgcaGCATATGGATGTGGGGCTGATGATAGAATGCAAAAGGTGTTTAGCTTTCTAACAGATGTtagattttgtttatttcatattaactctctgaactccaagcagttatTTTGGCGTTTTTGAGCGTTATATagtgttacatttttgtcactgtgggctcatttttcactgcagtataaagtcctgcacctttgtAGAAACAGCACAATTATGACTAGAAGTGGAGGGAActctgaaatgtcttttgtcCAGTATGATACAGTTATATAGCCATAAATCATAACAAAATGATTTgggttatttattttacaaaaaattaaaacacacagaatgaaCGTTTTCCTCAGGaggtgttactaatactggaaaaaataactatataattcaatattttgctagttacatttttccagtatttccaTGCTTGTTTCCTACGTGCACAATGTGAACACAACCTGCCacagaattattttcttttttacagagtCTGTTTAACACAAAcagtatatttttgtcatttcttttaaatgagACTTAGAATGAAGTGATTATGATGAAATATTATGATGTTACGCGTAGATTTCGTTAACTTTACTGGCAGAATGACACGTCATCGTCGAACCATTGGAGAAGCtaaaaatctttctgtttttactgtttctcaCTCTAATAAATGGTATAAATTTGGCAATTTCTAATAAATTACATGGCTTGTAAACCAACCAGCAGGTTTTTGGGTTAAGGGTAATTTAAATTGACAACACAAATAGAAACCTTGTTGTTTTACAAGACTGGttcacttgtttgtttttggtgtggTTGTTAAACAATAGTTTACATTTCTAGCGACATGCCTACATGTATTGCTGTAGGTTGTATTCTCTTACAGATGTAATCTGGTTGACTGTGTGATTTGTGATTAGCATTTTATTTGTGCTCCTGCTTTGTTATTGGCAGTAAAGCAGCAGTTTTGaccacaatatatttttttctttatgtgctCCACAGCTTTGGTTTATGGGCTGGTGTGTCTGGCTATGGCCTACATTGCCTCCATAATGGGATCTGTGCTGCAGGTAACTTACTATTCATACGGACAACGACAACTTAAAGCAAAACCAACTCattaacaacagcaacacagagaTACAAAGTTAGTCGGTAGTAGTAGTTAGTTGCAGGTCCTTGCTGTGATTTGTGGTACAGTTtcaagacacaaagagaaatattttaaatgttttcctgcCTAATAAACATTTGTCTcagaaagaaacatatttttaaatatctcTGCTCATGTGTAATTAAATTCATAGCTTCAAGACAAAAATTCATAACTTTTTTTTGTGGTAGTATGCATCTGTACAACAAACGTCAGCATCTCAAAGAAACAGTTACTCATTGCATTGCTCTGCTCTGTGTTCTCGTGCCCTCAGGCAGCCTTCAGTATCTTCGGGATGGTGGGTGGTCCTCTGCTGGGACTCTTCTGCCTGGGAATGTTCTTCCCCTGGGCAAACTCCATTGTGAGTCCTGCTACGGCTTAGGgaatttattcagtgtttttaggcttctgtgtttttcttcttattgCACTCATAGATTGTGAGAATAAGGGAGAAGGGACATTAATCACCgtccatttcttttttccctctggTTTTCCCACCTCTTGTCTCTGCTTCTCTCAGGGTGCAGTGATTGGGTTAGTAGCAGGTCTTGCCATGGCCTTCTGGATCGGGATCGGCAGCTTTGTGATGCGCATGTCTGGTTCCACACCAGTTCCTCCGCTCAACACCACTGACCTGCCGCTGTTGGAAAACATGACGACCACTGTCATGACCACACTGCTCAGTGCCACAACAGCCAAGCCAAGGTAACGCATGACATCCCAAGAAGAACTTCTGTTTGTCTGACGATGATGAGCAGTTACATGACCTTAGGTTTGTCATGTGAGGCGGAGGTTGTAGATTAAATGGCTACAGATACAGAATAGAGCAGAATTCCTTCATTGTCATTCAAAGGGTTCAACAAATTGAAGCAGCAATCATGTCAGTGCAACGGTAAAAAAAAGACTATATTTTGAAATgttcaaatacaaaaatatactaaaaataaCATGTACAAGTGTAACCTGTTAAAAAAGCTTATTGTTGTGTTGTAATCAAAGCTCTACTAGAGCTAATACTTAGTATAGTTGGGCCTCAAACAGGAGAATTGTGACTAGTAAGTTTGTCACTCAGCTGTAGGCTGTTGTCAATGCTGTAAGTAAAGCCTCTGATTAATTATCTCATTGAAACTTTATTATGACAGGATTCAGCTGTATTCTCACAACTATACTTTTCAGGCAGCACTTTTCTGCCTTGTCTAATAAATTATTGAATTTCTgataacacaaaatgattctGAACAAAAGGATCAATAAAAAGAgtacatttttatgttcattattcaATGTTCAGAATTCATTGCATTTAATTCAAGATATGTTATTTAATGCATTTAGATCAGTTTGAATGCAGTTGTATAACTGATGTTGCTCTTCTGAATATTGCTGAACATTTACAGAACTGTAGTGACTTGTAGCAGTCTAAAATGTGCATACAAAGTGTAGGTCTGTGTAAACATATGTGTAGGTTCAGTGTATAAATAGAAGATGCATTTGGATGTAAACATGAAAATTCAATATGTGCATACAATTTGCAGTTGACATTGTAGATATTTTCCAATTCTTGAAATGTAAAAGGCAATGTAGTGCTGATAGTTACCGACAGTCTTTCTTTCCGTATTTGACCTCTGCTAGTTTCTGTTCAACAATTTAATCATTGTTACTCaattcagtgtgttttcagttgttgaTTAATATGAGAGAATGACAACAGACAGAGGAAGCAGTTTGTTATTCCTCATCTATGTTTGGATTATTTACTTAACATATGATGCTGTAAACATCCACAGTACATAACAGgtgtatattgttttttttgtcctgcttcTCTTTCATCCCTCTCTTAGGCCGACGGGCGTTGAGGCGCTCTACTCGTTGTCCTACATGTGGTACAGTGCTCACAACTCAGCTACTGTGGTGGTTGTGGGACTGATAGTCAGCTTGCTGACAGGTAAATACATGGAGTTCAGTTTACAACACTTCCGTTTCCTTCACCCCGTAGTCTGTCCTTAGTCACACTAGGATATAACATTTACTTTGACTGTCTATAGCATGTAAAGTGCCATGAAACAGTGAAGGCCAGGTCATGTTATGTGATGCAATTGAACTTACAGAGAGGGAAATAACCATTTGATCCCCTGGATATTTCATGATTTCGGCCACATACAATAAAGTGAGCCGTCTCTCAGTTTAATAGTAGTTATATTTTAACTATTAAGAGAAAGAATATCAAccaaaaaatccagaaaaacacattatgtaACAGTTATAAGTTCATTTTGAATTGGTCAAGGGAAATAAGTATTTGATCCCTCCCTACCAGCAAGAATTCTATCTTCCACAGGTTGGTTATGTGGCCAAGAGGCACACATAATAGCCTGTTCTGCTTCTGAAACTAATTATCTGCACTGGTTACATGTACATGTGTGAAAGAGGCCTGTTCAAAGAATCGCACTTTGATCTTCAACCTCACCACTATGGTATATATTGTGcttttctggattttttgttgatatttacagttaaaataaacCTACTAAATCATGAAATATACAGGGGATCAGATACTTATTTCCCTCACTGCAAATGTTGCTACTTGTTACTGAGGtctttggagatttttttagcTAGCAGCAGGTTTTAACGATGTTAATCTGTCATTCTACCACTTTAGTCCTGACCTGAATATCCGTTAGCAGTTAGTTTGAGCAGTTAACAAGTGGTACACAGGAATTCCTTGAATCCAGGAGGTGAATTCTACTGCTTTTCATATAGTGCCACTAAGACTGTCTTTTCTACATCTTCATTATATAATCTTTTCAATTACTGGATGTAATGCTGTGAAATCTTGTGCACAGAATCAGTTACAACAACTCTGATGTCCTTTCCAGCTTGTGGCATCATCAGGTTGAAACTTGGATTATAACCAAATACTGTACTTGTGAAACTTGTTGCACTCCAAACAGCCACACTCTTATTTTAAACCAGTTTGCTGGAGAAAGGTTGCTTGAGTATGATCTCATTTTAATAATCTGTTCATCTTGCCTCTCCTGTATTTCTTTCCAAGTTCATAAACTGCTGTCTTGTCCGTTAGGTCCTATGAAGGAGAAGGAACTGACACCGGGTACAGTTTTTCCAGTCCTCGGCACGCTGCTCTTCTTTCTGCCTGAACGCTACAGAGAGAAGCTCTGCTGTATCACTCCTCTGGCTCAGAAGGTAATCTCATATTTACACTCCGTTTCCCCACTTTTGTCTATCATAACATGCACTTTCAACAGTCTCTCTGCCTTTGTCAACCAGCCCACAGAAATCAGCTCACAGCCTTATAAAATGGCCAAGAAAGACCGCAACGGAGCAGCGTACTGCAAAGAGGACACAGTCACAGAGGACAAGGAGGCAGAAAGTGACAAAGCACAAACGGAGGATGAAGATATGGAAACGAGGATCGCTCAGCCATCCTGCCAGCTTGCGGCTCACACGGTTCAGGAGACGGCCTTGTgattcttctttctcctctttggAAAATGCACaagatgcacacaaacactttgACCCCAACTGCGGTACCATCCAGTCCCTCATGGGTAGGGCAACAGAAGATAAGATACAAAGTTCATCACTAAGTAAAGGTTCTTGAAGACCTGCAGCAGAGTTTTGCTGTTGTAACAGCATCAGTTTAATTGGATGAAGGAGCAGACTTAGTGACTGCAGTATCTGTGCGGGGGAAAGCTGTTTTTATCAGCACCTGTTCACAAGTCgtctcaaacaaaaaaagaaaacaactggaaATCATCTTCTGCCAGGCTGGAACTGTGCATTTGAAGCCCTAATGGCAGCAGCATGAAGAAATTTGTCAGTTGTTTTTAGTGACGCTGACCTTCACACACAGGTTTTTGCATCTGTCCAGATGTGTGCAGTTTGAAATTCAGACTGCTGTCGTGCACAATGAGCTGCTctgttttgacaaaaaaaacaaaagaatcaggTAGttaatagatgcaaaatgtaatatgtgttatttttgtagAGAAGATGGAACCACCAAATCCCAGAATATGAAGAaatataatatgaaaaaaagagtaaaactgTGGGGAGAACTTCAACGGAAGGCATGTGCTACTGTGATAGTGTAGTGTCTTTACATGGCCTTGGTTTAATACTAATAGTCGCCTTCTAGCTGCTTATATGGATGTCTAGCTAGGTGTCCATTGAAAGCAAAGCTGTGTATTCAGATGAGGGCAGAGATGGCGTCTTGTGGTGGCAGTAAATCCTTATCTACCGTTAGATTGTTGCTACAAACAGTACCTGAAGAGAAAACTACCCTGTCAATGTAATCAGAAGAGCTTAATATGTTCCTTTTAAACTAGTCTACGTCACACGGACTTAACTCCTGTCATCCAGGAATTTTTGTGGactaatatacatatttaatgCTCCAGTTGGACATACAAATGAAATGCAACACAGTGGACTGATAGTGAGTGGTGTGGTTTCAGATACGACCACCAAATTTGAGCTCCTGAAGAAGATGGTGAGAGattgtcaaaaatataaaaccaatAGCTCAGTTTCTTTTTCCTGAAAACAATACTCACACATGGTTATGTTGTTTCTTGAGATAAAGAAAGATTACAGAAGTCATCTAATTAATATATGAAAGGATTGGTTCACATTTTTAGTCTGTTTGAAGACATGGTGATGGCCAGTTATTGATTTAATCCTAAAATGACTTTTCTCATCAGCAATGGTGAAGGAATTCCAGTTTCTGTGCAAACATGATTTCTAAAATTCAACTGAAGATAATGAGAGTTGTGAGttgcataaaaatatataaatatctgCTTGAGGTCAACCGATATGGTTTTATTCAGGGCCGATACAAATTTATTTGTAATCTAAAAGCCTGATGATCGATATTTGGCACTTATATACATctgccaaaatgtaaatattgttgttaaattacagaatagCACAATTTCAAGCACAGAAGTTAGTTAAAATACCTTTGTTTATTGGACTTTTATATGTTTATTGAAAGGAGAACTTTTCCACTTTCAGTAGTCAgtgctgattggctgttacttGTGACATGTAACCAATCAAATCTTGAGGGCTGACTGCAGATGGAGAAAatcagctgcatcagagccaaagtagcatatttttaaataacttttttttttttttatctcggtctaaaaaatgcaataattggaaaaaaatctgaacatcaCTTCTGCCAGTTTAATAATCATTCAACCCCTAGCATCTTCCTGGTTACTGTGTTTCAGCACAGAAATCATTTTGTATATCATTTTGACACAttgctgagctgcagtggaAGAATCATAACATGCTTCCTTACCATGGCTGTAATCATGTTAGGAAGGACTGTCTTTACC contains the following coding sequences:
- the slc5a6a gene encoding solute carrier family 5 member 6a; protein product: MGEVVQMHFTTVDYVIFVLLLVASAGIGLFYAFSGGRQRTTQEFLMADRSMSCLPVSLSLLATFQSAVAILGAPSEVYTFGTQYWFLGCSYFLGLLIPAHVFIPVFYRLRLSSAYEYLELRFNKTVRICGTVTFIFQMVIYMGVVLYAPALALNAVTGFDLWGAVLAMGLVCTLYTALGGLKAVIWTDVFQTVVMFAGQLAVIVVGASQAGGITEVWRKATNGSRIAGLDLNPDPLERHTFWTLGVGGVFLMLALYGVNQAQVQRYLSSRTEKEAVMSCYVVFPCQQIVLCLGCMMGLVMFARYGEDSPLDKGYVKTNDQMVLYFVMDVFRDLPGLPGLFVACLFSGALSTISSAFNSLATVTMEDLIKPHFPNMTEARATLLSKGLALVYGLVCLAMAYIASIMGSVLQAAFSIFGMVGGPLLGLFCLGMFFPWANSIGAVIGLVAGLAMAFWIGIGSFVMRMSGSTPVPPLNTTDLPLLENMTTTVMTTLLSATTAKPRPTGVEALYSLSYMWYSAHNSATVVVVGLIVSLLTGPMKEKELTPGTVFPVLGTLLFFLPERYREKLCCITPLAQKPTEISSQPYKMAKKDRNGAAYCKEDTVTEDKEAESDKAQTEDEDMETRIAQPSCQLAAHTVQETAL